In one Anas platyrhynchos isolate ZD024472 breed Pekin duck chromosome 8, IASCAAS_PekinDuck_T2T, whole genome shotgun sequence genomic region, the following are encoded:
- the KANK4 gene encoding KN motif and ankyrin repeat domain-containing protein 4 isoform X1, with the protein MEKTDATSQPPQPDGDGQQPRSLPYSVETPYGFHLDLDFLKYVDDIEKGNTIRRVHIHRKAKQPKFSTLPRNFSLPENGSRGYAAAAGPGWLTTSCRAQRKASLGAEETPRPPVPGEEPSYRRKALLAETRRHAELVRQEDELQGRPQLLRASSMPAALPPGQHPAGDGYGTCPLRSPSQPGDDESCPDSKFGPALRSPNGITSSLPQDSSSQQQEQPGKGSPVREGWHGDVPKERAPAQPPWQGQHAAVQQLQVVVESRAEEGDAADAVSASPGAPRLAEGSTSPGRVEGSVSEITPNVPKKDARTQGEEERGGEAGEPGGIAALKQHIATLEEQLSKKKEELEQIRAVLEQQDHEIKEKEKSIRLLASSKAQLEEQLCRENAQAASAPSGQRSSTLQYYDAAVNTEPSHVNGSKEAHDKGVNVNIPLSTKSIGCGVHRVDNVNSPAGEVSAQGEQGWAGGGTEGAGHFAELTETEAELEPGLHAPCLTELKIDEHLSDDNQNQRNNYDTQGLAAHAATAASYRATKTDSNTGKTKAGFDEDKPEDGMEDDGHPDHRDFPAVDPIGQYVKKIQELLQEQWMCLEHGYPELASAIKQPASKLSSIQNQLVNSLNSLLSAYSTQRPADKENSNTHYQQLEISPTTSLKSIMKKKGYGFHAGGNGTKKNLQFVGVNGGYETTSSEDTSCKDSPSEGDAESETERRAGGLEPTQEEGGGESEGASSGPSLQERHEDDDRQEPEAEATPGAEHKADRCKPSEDFLADCQLLSQHLSEIRTTSDKHLRQVLSTVCQEWFRVSSRKSSSPEAVAAYLQALGAIQPQLLEVVVNLADRNGNTALHYSVSHSNFPIAKLLLDTGVCRLDLPNRAGYTAVMLTPLAAAETGEDMAVVMRLLKEGDVNVRAAQGGQTALMLGVSHEREDMVRALLSCQADVNLQDEQGTTALMVACRQGNADMVRLLLAQPGCQLTLTDKDGESALSLAQRSAHGDIAALLLRAQHGPSTSA; encoded by the exons ATGGAGAAGACAGATG CGACCAGCCAGCCGCCCCAGCCCGACGGGGACGGGCAGCAGCCCCGAAGCCTCCCTTACTCCGTGGAGACACCGTACGGCTTCCACCTGGACCTGGACTTCCTGAAGTACGTGGACGACATCGAGAAGGGGAACACCATCAGGAGGGTCCACATCCACCGCAAAGCCAAGCAGCCGAAATTCAGCACGCTGCCCCGAAACTTCAGCCTACCCGAGAATGGCTCCCGCGGGTACGCGGCCGCTGCCGGCCCGGGCTGGCTGACCACCTCATGCCGCGCACAGCGCAAGGCATCGCTGGGGGCAGAGGAGACCCCACGGCCCCCCGTGCCCGGCGAGGAGCCCAGCTACCGGAGGAAAGCCCTCCTGGCTGAGACACGGCGGCACGCAGAGCTGGTGCGCCAGGAGGATGAGCTCCAGGGGCGGCCGCAGCTGCTGCGAGCCTCCAGCATGCCCGCGGCGCTGCCACCCggccagcacccagctggggACGGGTATGGGACGTGTCCCCTCCGGTCACCCTCCCAGCCTGGTGATGATGAGAGCTGCCCAGACAGCAAGTTTGGTCCCGCGCTGCGTTCACCCAATGGCATCAcctccagcctgccccaggACTCGTCCtcgcagcagcaggagcagccgggGAAAGGCAGCCCCGTGCGGGAGGGCTGGCACGGCGATGTCCCCAAGGAGAGGGCACCCGCACAGCCCCCGTGGCAGGGCCAGCACGCCGccgtgcagcagctgcaggtggtggtggagaGCAGGGCTGAGGAGGGTGATGCTGCCGATGCGGTGTCAGCCTCGCCGGGTGCCCCCCGGCTCGCAGAGGGAAGCACGAGCCCTGGGAGAGTGGAGGGAAGCGTGAGTGAAATCACCCCAAATGTGCCAAAGAAAGATGCCCGCACTCAAGGGGAGGAGGAGCggggaggagaggcaggagagCCTGGTGGGATCGCTGCTCTGAAGCAGCACATTGCcacgctggaggagcagctgagcaagaagaaagaggagctggagcagaTCAGAGCGGTGTTGGAGCAGCAGGATCATGAGAtcaaggagaaggagaagagcaTCAGGTTACTGGCCAGctccaaagcccagctggaggagcagctgtgcCGGGAGAACGCGCAAGCAGCCTCGGCACCATCTGGCCAGCGCAGCAGCACGCTGCAGTACTACGATGCTGCGGTGAACACCGAGCCCTCACACGTGAACGGCTCCAAGGAAGCCCACGACAAGGGTGTGAACGTAAACATCCCGCTCTCCACCAAATCCATAGGCTGTGGTGTGCACAGAGTGGACAACGTGAACTCACCGGCCGGGGAGGTGAGCGCTCAGGGAGAGCAGGGGTGGGCAGGTGGTGGCACGGAGGGAGCTGGACATTTTGCTGAGCTCACAGAGACCGAAGCTGAGCTGGAGCCTGGCCTTCACGCCCCGTGCTTAACTGAGCTGAAGATTGACGAGCACCTCAGCGATGACAACCAAAACCAGAGAAATAACTACGATACCCAGGGTCTCGCTGCTCATGCAGCGACTGCAGCAAGCTATCGAGCAACAAAAACTGACTCAAACACAGGCAAAACCAAGGCAGGCTTCGATGAAGACAAACCTGAAGATGGGATGGAAGATGACGGTCACCCTGACCACAGAGATTTCCCTGCTGTTGACCCCATAGGCCAATACGTAAAGAAaatccaggagctgctgcaggagcagtggATGTGTTTGGAGCACGGCTACCCCGAGCTAGCAAGCGCTATCAAACAGCCAGCCTCCAAGCTCAGCTCCATCCAGAACCAATTAGTTAATTCCTTAAACTCGTTGCTGTCTGCCTACTCTACGCAGAGGCCAGCAGATAAGGAGAATTCGAACACGCACTATCAACAGTTGG AAATCTCTCCAACCACAAGTCTTAAATCTATCATGAAAAAGAAAGGTTATGGTTTCCATGCAGGAGGCAATGGGACCAAAAAGAATCTTCAGTTTGTTGGGGTAAATGGTGG CTACGAAACGACTTCCAGCGAGGACACGAGTTGCAAAGACAGCCCATCGGAGGGGGATGCGGAGAGCGAGACAGAGAGGAGAGCTGGCGGTttggagcccacacaggaggaAGGTGGAGGAGAAAGTGAGGGGGCTTCATCGGGGCCCTCCTTGCAGGAGAGACATGAAGATGATGACCGGCAGGAGCCTGAGGCAGAAGCAACGCCTGGTGCTGAGCACAAGGCTGACAG ATGCAAACCCTCGGAAGATTTCCTTGCCGACTGccagctgctcagccagcaccTCTCAGAAATAAGGACCACAAGCGACAAGCATCTG CGGCAGGTCCTCAGCACCGTCTGCCAGGAGTGGTTCCGGGTGTCGAGTCGCAAGTCCTCCAGCCCCGAGGCGGTCGCAGCCTACCTGCAGGCGCTGGGGGCCATCCAGCCGCAGCTCCTGGAGGTGGTGGTCAACCTGGCCGACAGGAACGGCAACACGGCTCTTCACTACAGCGTCTCCCACTCCAACTTCCCGATTGCAAAGCTCCTGCTGGACACAG GGGTCTGCCGCCTGGACCTGCCGAACCGAGCGGGCTACACGGCCGTGATGCTCACCCCGCTGGCGGCCGCCGAGACAGGCGAGGACATGGCCGTGGTGATGAGGCTGCTGAAGGAGGGGGACGTCAACGTGCGAGCCGCTCAG GGAGGCCAGACCGCCCTCATGCTGGGGGTGAGCCACGAGCGGGAGGACATGGTGCGGGCGCTGCTGTCCTGCCAGGCCGACGTCAACCTGCAGGACGAGCAGGGCACCACGGCGCTGATGGTGGCTTGCCGGCAGGGCAACGCTGACATggtcaggctgctgctggcccagccCGGCTGCCAGCTCACGCTGACGGACAAG GACGGAGAATCGGCGCTGTCCCTCGCCCAGCGGAGCGCCCACGGGGACATCG
- the KANK4 gene encoding KN motif and ankyrin repeat domain-containing protein 4 isoform X2, giving the protein MEKTDATSQPPQPDGDGQQPRSLPYSVETPYGFHLDLDFLKYVDDIEKGNTIRRVHIHRKAKQPKFSTLPRNFSLPENGSRGYAAAAGPGWLTTSCRAQRKASLGAEETPRPPVPGEEPSYRRKALLAETRRHAELVRQEDELQGRPQLLRASSMPAALPPGQHPAGDGYGTCPLRSPSQPGDDESCPDSKFGPALRSPNGITSSLPQDSSSQQQEQPGKGSPVREGWHGDVPKERAPAQPPWQGQHAAVQQLQVVVESRAEEGDAADAVSASPGAPRLAEGSTSPGRVEGSVSEITPNVPKKDARTQGEEERGGEAGEPGGIAALKQHIATLEEQLSKKKEELEQIRAVLEQQDHEIKEKEKSIRLLASSKAQLEEQLCRENAQAASAPSGQRSSTLQYYDAAVNTEPSHVNGSKEAHDKGVNVNIPLSTKSIGCGVHRVDNVNSPAGEVSAQGEQGWAGGGTEGAGHFAELTETEAELEPGLHAPCLTELKIDEHLSDDNQNQRNNYDTQGLAAHAATAASYRATKTDSNTGKTKAGFDEDKPEDGMEDDGHPDHRDFPAVDPIGQYVKKIQELLQEQWMCLEHGYPELASAIKQPASKLSSIQNQLVNSLNSLLSAYSTQRPADKENSNTHYQQLEISPTTSLKSIMKKKGYGFHAGGNGTKKNLQFVGVNGGYETTSSEDTSCKDSPSEGDAESETERRAGGLEPTQEEGGGESEGASSGPSLQERHEDDDRQEPEAEATPGAEHKADRCKPSEDFLADCQLLSQHLSEIRTTSDKHLRQVLSTVCQEWFRVSSRKSSSPEAVAAYLQALGAIQPQLLEVVVNLADRNGNTALHYSVSHSNFPIAKLLLDTGLLACCHRSLP; this is encoded by the exons ATGGAGAAGACAGATG CGACCAGCCAGCCGCCCCAGCCCGACGGGGACGGGCAGCAGCCCCGAAGCCTCCCTTACTCCGTGGAGACACCGTACGGCTTCCACCTGGACCTGGACTTCCTGAAGTACGTGGACGACATCGAGAAGGGGAACACCATCAGGAGGGTCCACATCCACCGCAAAGCCAAGCAGCCGAAATTCAGCACGCTGCCCCGAAACTTCAGCCTACCCGAGAATGGCTCCCGCGGGTACGCGGCCGCTGCCGGCCCGGGCTGGCTGACCACCTCATGCCGCGCACAGCGCAAGGCATCGCTGGGGGCAGAGGAGACCCCACGGCCCCCCGTGCCCGGCGAGGAGCCCAGCTACCGGAGGAAAGCCCTCCTGGCTGAGACACGGCGGCACGCAGAGCTGGTGCGCCAGGAGGATGAGCTCCAGGGGCGGCCGCAGCTGCTGCGAGCCTCCAGCATGCCCGCGGCGCTGCCACCCggccagcacccagctggggACGGGTATGGGACGTGTCCCCTCCGGTCACCCTCCCAGCCTGGTGATGATGAGAGCTGCCCAGACAGCAAGTTTGGTCCCGCGCTGCGTTCACCCAATGGCATCAcctccagcctgccccaggACTCGTCCtcgcagcagcaggagcagccgggGAAAGGCAGCCCCGTGCGGGAGGGCTGGCACGGCGATGTCCCCAAGGAGAGGGCACCCGCACAGCCCCCGTGGCAGGGCCAGCACGCCGccgtgcagcagctgcaggtggtggtggagaGCAGGGCTGAGGAGGGTGATGCTGCCGATGCGGTGTCAGCCTCGCCGGGTGCCCCCCGGCTCGCAGAGGGAAGCACGAGCCCTGGGAGAGTGGAGGGAAGCGTGAGTGAAATCACCCCAAATGTGCCAAAGAAAGATGCCCGCACTCAAGGGGAGGAGGAGCggggaggagaggcaggagagCCTGGTGGGATCGCTGCTCTGAAGCAGCACATTGCcacgctggaggagcagctgagcaagaagaaagaggagctggagcagaTCAGAGCGGTGTTGGAGCAGCAGGATCATGAGAtcaaggagaaggagaagagcaTCAGGTTACTGGCCAGctccaaagcccagctggaggagcagctgtgcCGGGAGAACGCGCAAGCAGCCTCGGCACCATCTGGCCAGCGCAGCAGCACGCTGCAGTACTACGATGCTGCGGTGAACACCGAGCCCTCACACGTGAACGGCTCCAAGGAAGCCCACGACAAGGGTGTGAACGTAAACATCCCGCTCTCCACCAAATCCATAGGCTGTGGTGTGCACAGAGTGGACAACGTGAACTCACCGGCCGGGGAGGTGAGCGCTCAGGGAGAGCAGGGGTGGGCAGGTGGTGGCACGGAGGGAGCTGGACATTTTGCTGAGCTCACAGAGACCGAAGCTGAGCTGGAGCCTGGCCTTCACGCCCCGTGCTTAACTGAGCTGAAGATTGACGAGCACCTCAGCGATGACAACCAAAACCAGAGAAATAACTACGATACCCAGGGTCTCGCTGCTCATGCAGCGACTGCAGCAAGCTATCGAGCAACAAAAACTGACTCAAACACAGGCAAAACCAAGGCAGGCTTCGATGAAGACAAACCTGAAGATGGGATGGAAGATGACGGTCACCCTGACCACAGAGATTTCCCTGCTGTTGACCCCATAGGCCAATACGTAAAGAAaatccaggagctgctgcaggagcagtggATGTGTTTGGAGCACGGCTACCCCGAGCTAGCAAGCGCTATCAAACAGCCAGCCTCCAAGCTCAGCTCCATCCAGAACCAATTAGTTAATTCCTTAAACTCGTTGCTGTCTGCCTACTCTACGCAGAGGCCAGCAGATAAGGAGAATTCGAACACGCACTATCAACAGTTGG AAATCTCTCCAACCACAAGTCTTAAATCTATCATGAAAAAGAAAGGTTATGGTTTCCATGCAGGAGGCAATGGGACCAAAAAGAATCTTCAGTTTGTTGGGGTAAATGGTGG CTACGAAACGACTTCCAGCGAGGACACGAGTTGCAAAGACAGCCCATCGGAGGGGGATGCGGAGAGCGAGACAGAGAGGAGAGCTGGCGGTttggagcccacacaggaggaAGGTGGAGGAGAAAGTGAGGGGGCTTCATCGGGGCCCTCCTTGCAGGAGAGACATGAAGATGATGACCGGCAGGAGCCTGAGGCAGAAGCAACGCCTGGTGCTGAGCACAAGGCTGACAG ATGCAAACCCTCGGAAGATTTCCTTGCCGACTGccagctgctcagccagcaccTCTCAGAAATAAGGACCACAAGCGACAAGCATCTG CGGCAGGTCCTCAGCACCGTCTGCCAGGAGTGGTTCCGGGTGTCGAGTCGCAAGTCCTCCAGCCCCGAGGCGGTCGCAGCCTACCTGCAGGCGCTGGGGGCCATCCAGCCGCAGCTCCTGGAGGTGGTGGTCAACCTGGCCGACAGGAACGGCAACACGGCTCTTCACTACAGCGTCTCCCACTCCAACTTCCCGATTGCAAAGCTCCTGCTGGACACAG GCTTGCTGGCTTGTTGTCACAGGAGCTTGCCCTGA
- the USP1 gene encoding ubiquitin carboxyl-terminal hydrolase 1 isoform X2, translated as MLPFVGLNNLGNTCYLNSILQVLYFCPGFKTGVKHLYNIISKKKESLKEEGEQKADKGNCKEDPLASSELICSLHSLILSIEQLQASFLLNPEKYTDELATQPRRLLNTLRELNPMYEGYLQHDAQEVLQCILGNIQETCQLLKKEELNKLPLEEPAAKLEEKLDENVESNGIGNSAEEEDSEPSGPVGEVAEDKLLKGNGKRKSDAEGGNAKKKSKVSKEQIAAEENQRQTRSKRKATGEKLENQTDAIAKCSTESESAKPTQKKSRLRLNWLKSSCKQPSILSKFYSLGKLTTNLGSKDPAKEYDDCELEESSVKSENGNNIKEEGHEPAFAVESHNEKGTEKEPKKEGTELAVFELVEKLFQGQLVLRTRCLECECFTERREDFQDISVPVQEDELSKTEESSEISPEPKTEMKTLKWAISQFASVERIVGEDKYFCENCHHYTEAERSLLFDKMPEVITIHLKCFAASGIEFDCYGGLSKINTPLLTPLKLSLEEWSTKPTNDTYGLFAVVMHSGITISSGHYTASVKITDLNSLEIDKGNFITDQMYEMIKPEPLNEEEARTVAEDYDDGEVSFRVNGNAQPGKVLNKKNMEAVGLLGGQKSKSDCDLYNNKPANAEKFLNIVTENRNPESSNTNGSVECSTEHSDQNGVAFNGLENKALYVLQSLKEYEGKWLLFDDSEVKVTEEKDFLNSLSPTSSSTSTPYLLFYKKIVE; from the exons ATGTTGCCTTTCGTGGGCCTGAATAATCTCGGTAACACTTGTTACCTGAACAGCATCCTTCAG GTGTTATATTTTTGTCCTGGCTTTAAAACTGGAGTAAAGCATTTATACAATATCatttcaaagaagaaagaatcaTTGAAAGAAGAAGGCGAGCAAAAAGCAGACAAG GGAAATTGTAAAGAAGATCCCCTGGCAAGTTCCGAGCTGATCTGCAGCCTGCACTCCCTGATTCTTTCCATTGAGCAGCTTCAAGCCAGCTTTCTCTTAAATCCAGAGAAATACACGGATGAACTTGCTACTCAGCCACGAAGGCTACTCAATACCCTTAG AGAGCTCAACCCTATGTATGAAGGCTACTTGCAGCACGATGCCCAGGAGGTTCTGCAGTGTATCCTAGGTAACATCCAAGAAACGTGTCAGCTactgaagaaggaagaattGAACAAACTCCCTTTGGAAGAGCCTGCAGCTAAACTGGAGGAAAAACTTGATGAAAATGTTGAGAGCAACGGAATTGGCAACTCtgctgaggaggaggacagTGAGCCGAGTGGCCCTGTGGGAGAGGTGGCCGAAGATAAGCTGCTCAAAGGGAacgggaaaagaaaaagtgatgcCGAAGGCGGCAACGCAAAGAAAAAATCCAAAGTATCGAAAGAACAAattgcagcagaagaaaatcaaagaCAAACCAGGTCGAAGAGGAAAGCAACGGGAGAAAAGCTCGAAAATCAAACAGATGCCATTGCCAAGTGCTCCACTGAAAGCGAGAGTGCAAAGCCCACACAGAAGAAGTCACGACTTCGGTTAAACTGGTTAAAATCTTCGTGCAAACAACCCAGTATTCTGTCCAAATTTTATAGTCTGGGAAAGTTGACAACAAATTTGGGATCCAAAGACCCAGCGAAAGAATACGATGACTGTGAGCTTGAAGAGTCTTCTGTGAAGAGTGAAAATGGCAATAACATTAAAGAAGAGGGTCATGAACCAGCATTTGCTGTGGAAAGCCATAATgaaaaaggaactgaaaaagaaccaaaaaagGAAG GTACGGAGCTGGCTGTTTTTGAACTAGTGGAGAAATTGTTCCAGGGCCAGTTGGTACTGAGAACAAGATGCTTGGAGTGCGAGTGCTTCACTGAAAGAAGAGAAGACTTCCAGGACATCAGCGTTCCAGTGCAAGAAGATGAACTTTCTAAAACTGAAGAAAGTTCTGAAA tttctccagagccaaaaacagaaatgaagactCTTAAGTGGGCAATTTCGCAGTTTGCATCAGTGGAAAGGATTGTGGGAGAGGATAAATATTTCTGCGAGAACTGCCATCATTACACAGAAGCAGAACGCAGTCTTTTATTTGATAAAATGCCTGAAGTTATAACAATTCATTTGAAGTGCTTTGCTGCTAGTGGCATAGA gtTTGATTGCTATGGTGGGCTGTCCAAGATAAACACTCCCCTGCTGACGCCTCTCAAATTGTCACTAGAAGAATGGAGCACGAAGCCAACTAACGACACCTACGGATTATTTGCCGTGGTAATGCACAGTGGCATTACAATTAGCAGTGGACACTACACAGCCTCTGTCAAAATCACAGATCTTAACAGCCTAGAGATAGACAAGGGAAACTTCATCACTGACCAAATGTACGAAATGATTAAGCCAGAACCACTGAACGAGGAGGAAGCGCGAACTGTCGCCGAAGACTACGACGACGGCGAAGTCTCTTTTAGAGTCAACGGGAATGCACAGCCAGGGAAAGTTCTGAACAAAAAGAACATGGAAGCTGTGGGACTTCTGGGGGGACAGAAGAGCAAGTCTGACTGTGACCTGTACAATAACAAACCAGCTAACGCTGAGAAGTTTCTTAATATagttactgaaaacagaaaccCAGAGTCTAGCAATACTAACGGAAGCGTGGAGTGCAGTACGGAGCACAGCGATCAGAACGGGGTTGCCTTCAACGGACTAGAAAACAAAGCTTTGTACGTATTGCAGAGCCTGAAAGAGTATGAAGGAAAGTGGTTGCTTTTTGATGACTCTGAAGTGAAGGTCACAGAGGAAAAGGACTTTCTGAATTCTCTTTCTCCGACATCGTCATCTACGTCAACTCCTTACTTACTGTTTTATAAGAAAATTGTAGAGTGA
- the USP1 gene encoding ubiquitin carboxyl-terminal hydrolase 1 isoform X1 — MPGVLPSESGAASRGSPSKRSRLSLKLFQKKEAKRALDFAEPQDGGGSSPEPRGGDVDQVVPAAQPPSLVSCERKDNMLPFVGLNNLGNTCYLNSILQVLYFCPGFKTGVKHLYNIISKKKESLKEEGEQKADKGNCKEDPLASSELICSLHSLILSIEQLQASFLLNPEKYTDELATQPRRLLNTLRELNPMYEGYLQHDAQEVLQCILGNIQETCQLLKKEELNKLPLEEPAAKLEEKLDENVESNGIGNSAEEEDSEPSGPVGEVAEDKLLKGNGKRKSDAEGGNAKKKSKVSKEQIAAEENQRQTRSKRKATGEKLENQTDAIAKCSTESESAKPTQKKSRLRLNWLKSSCKQPSILSKFYSLGKLTTNLGSKDPAKEYDDCELEESSVKSENGNNIKEEGHEPAFAVESHNEKGTEKEPKKEGTELAVFELVEKLFQGQLVLRTRCLECECFTERREDFQDISVPVQEDELSKTEESSEISPEPKTEMKTLKWAISQFASVERIVGEDKYFCENCHHYTEAERSLLFDKMPEVITIHLKCFAASGIEFDCYGGLSKINTPLLTPLKLSLEEWSTKPTNDTYGLFAVVMHSGITISSGHYTASVKITDLNSLEIDKGNFITDQMYEMIKPEPLNEEEARTVAEDYDDGEVSFRVNGNAQPGKVLNKKNMEAVGLLGGQKSKSDCDLYNNKPANAEKFLNIVTENRNPESSNTNGSVECSTEHSDQNGVAFNGLENKALYVLQSLKEYEGKWLLFDDSEVKVTEEKDFLNSLSPTSSSTSTPYLLFYKKIVE; from the exons ATGCCCGGGGTGCTCCCCAGCGAGAGCGGGGCGGCGTCGCGGGGCAGCCCGTCGAAGCGGAGCCGGCTGTCGCTGAAGCTGTTCCAGAAGAAGGAGGCCAAGCGGGCGCTGGACTTCGCCGAGCCGCAGGACGGCGGCGGGAGCAGCCCCGAGCCGCGGGGAGGAGACGT TGACCAGGTtgttcctgcagcacagcctccctCACTTGTCAGCTGCGAGAGGAAAGACAACATGTTGCCTTTCGTGGGCCTGAATAATCTCGGTAACACTTGTTACCTGAACAGCATCCTTCAG GTGTTATATTTTTGTCCTGGCTTTAAAACTGGAGTAAAGCATTTATACAATATCatttcaaagaagaaagaatcaTTGAAAGAAGAAGGCGAGCAAAAAGCAGACAAG GGAAATTGTAAAGAAGATCCCCTGGCAAGTTCCGAGCTGATCTGCAGCCTGCACTCCCTGATTCTTTCCATTGAGCAGCTTCAAGCCAGCTTTCTCTTAAATCCAGAGAAATACACGGATGAACTTGCTACTCAGCCACGAAGGCTACTCAATACCCTTAG AGAGCTCAACCCTATGTATGAAGGCTACTTGCAGCACGATGCCCAGGAGGTTCTGCAGTGTATCCTAGGTAACATCCAAGAAACGTGTCAGCTactgaagaaggaagaattGAACAAACTCCCTTTGGAAGAGCCTGCAGCTAAACTGGAGGAAAAACTTGATGAAAATGTTGAGAGCAACGGAATTGGCAACTCtgctgaggaggaggacagTGAGCCGAGTGGCCCTGTGGGAGAGGTGGCCGAAGATAAGCTGCTCAAAGGGAacgggaaaagaaaaagtgatgcCGAAGGCGGCAACGCAAAGAAAAAATCCAAAGTATCGAAAGAACAAattgcagcagaagaaaatcaaagaCAAACCAGGTCGAAGAGGAAAGCAACGGGAGAAAAGCTCGAAAATCAAACAGATGCCATTGCCAAGTGCTCCACTGAAAGCGAGAGTGCAAAGCCCACACAGAAGAAGTCACGACTTCGGTTAAACTGGTTAAAATCTTCGTGCAAACAACCCAGTATTCTGTCCAAATTTTATAGTCTGGGAAAGTTGACAACAAATTTGGGATCCAAAGACCCAGCGAAAGAATACGATGACTGTGAGCTTGAAGAGTCTTCTGTGAAGAGTGAAAATGGCAATAACATTAAAGAAGAGGGTCATGAACCAGCATTTGCTGTGGAAAGCCATAATgaaaaaggaactgaaaaagaaccaaaaaagGAAG GTACGGAGCTGGCTGTTTTTGAACTAGTGGAGAAATTGTTCCAGGGCCAGTTGGTACTGAGAACAAGATGCTTGGAGTGCGAGTGCTTCACTGAAAGAAGAGAAGACTTCCAGGACATCAGCGTTCCAGTGCAAGAAGATGAACTTTCTAAAACTGAAGAAAGTTCTGAAA tttctccagagccaaaaacagaaatgaagactCTTAAGTGGGCAATTTCGCAGTTTGCATCAGTGGAAAGGATTGTGGGAGAGGATAAATATTTCTGCGAGAACTGCCATCATTACACAGAAGCAGAACGCAGTCTTTTATTTGATAAAATGCCTGAAGTTATAACAATTCATTTGAAGTGCTTTGCTGCTAGTGGCATAGA gtTTGATTGCTATGGTGGGCTGTCCAAGATAAACACTCCCCTGCTGACGCCTCTCAAATTGTCACTAGAAGAATGGAGCACGAAGCCAACTAACGACACCTACGGATTATTTGCCGTGGTAATGCACAGTGGCATTACAATTAGCAGTGGACACTACACAGCCTCTGTCAAAATCACAGATCTTAACAGCCTAGAGATAGACAAGGGAAACTTCATCACTGACCAAATGTACGAAATGATTAAGCCAGAACCACTGAACGAGGAGGAAGCGCGAACTGTCGCCGAAGACTACGACGACGGCGAAGTCTCTTTTAGAGTCAACGGGAATGCACAGCCAGGGAAAGTTCTGAACAAAAAGAACATGGAAGCTGTGGGACTTCTGGGGGGACAGAAGAGCAAGTCTGACTGTGACCTGTACAATAACAAACCAGCTAACGCTGAGAAGTTTCTTAATATagttactgaaaacagaaaccCAGAGTCTAGCAATACTAACGGAAGCGTGGAGTGCAGTACGGAGCACAGCGATCAGAACGGGGTTGCCTTCAACGGACTAGAAAACAAAGCTTTGTACGTATTGCAGAGCCTGAAAGAGTATGAAGGAAAGTGGTTGCTTTTTGATGACTCTGAAGTGAAGGTCACAGAGGAAAAGGACTTTCTGAATTCTCTTTCTCCGACATCGTCATCTACGTCAACTCCTTACTTACTGTTTTATAAGAAAATTGTAGAGTGA